The Solenopsis invicta isolate M01_SB chromosome 3, UNIL_Sinv_3.0, whole genome shotgun sequence region TCAAAAAATACACACATAAGATCAACATTTCTAAATTTGCTTTAATGTTTCTTGCTCACTGGGAATATATTTCTCAATCGTTCTGCGTTTAAGTTGTAACTTGTCCCTGAAGAGGTCGtaaataatatcacattttgaatttttacatgttattacattttacaacttaaaaaaaaaaaaaaattaaaatgtttaaatactcgatttattaagttttttttacgatttttatatatttataataaatagcgCAAAAATGAATTATTGTGAATTTCATTAACAattcgtatttttaaaaaactcagaaaatgatagaaacaaatttaaactttattgacGTTTTATCtaatgttataattaagttGTTTTAATGGTATTTGCATTTGAGCTACGATAGAAAAGTTATCTGTATTTAAGAATATCTTATTtaagcaattaaatattaatttaaatgtgttttttttatataacttgtCGAGTTATCTAATCCAATTTGAAAATTACtatttgttctctctctctctctctctctctctctatatatatatatatatatatatatatatatatatatatatatatatacacacacgtaaacgcccgcgcgcgcgtgtgtgtgtgtgtgtgttatgggcaatttgaataattgggaattatttaaatagaaacatAATGATCGACCAATGTGAATAATTTCTCATATGTTCGATCAAAATGAttaatagaaaagaataaatttatatttttaatcttacaACATTAATCACATTGTCTACTTATCGGTGGGCACAATCTATAATAACCGgttctttgattaatttaaatacatatatgttttcGTTATTTAAACGTCTTAGAACTAATGGGCATATTATGACTATTTTGACTGGCCATTAAACATAATACccaaattaatcaaattgacTGTaacatatatactatatacatatgcgcgcgcgcgagtgacTTGACGATATACCTTGTCTCCGTAGAGCTTCCATCTATCCGATATCTTGTCTGAAACAACTAGAAACCTTTCTGCATTCTCGAGGAATTCTTCCCATGTAACTGTGCCTGGGCCGTCCATCAGTAGCACGAAGTCTAAACAtcgagaaatttattttgtctgAATTACCATTTATATGCAACGCGCAACAGCTGTAAAGGCTTTTCCGCAATTGTTGCTTTCAACATTTTCGCGTATTCTGTTTTCGAGTTTCGGGACGGCACCTCGATGATCTCAATCCtctatacaatttttatcgATTAACGCTGTCTCACACGATTTATCTCGGTAGCGTCGCTGGAACGGGCaaggaggaagagggagagaaagagagagaggcggAGAAGACATAACAGAATTATAGAAGATTTCGTCTAATTTCGCGTAGCGACGAGTCCGAGCTGCGACGTCGATCGcatgataaaattgaaaaagggGAAGCGGTTCACCCGAGAGAACAGCGTGCCTCCTCTCGTTCCCCCTCCCCTCTTGCCGCTACCTTCTCGCCAAACTCTCTATCGCGTCAATTGTCGACTATTTCGCGTCGGACGCGTCCGCTGATGTTCGGGCATAATCGGGTCCCGCACCTCGCTTTCCTACTCCCGCATCGCGCGTTGCCCTCGTCCCGCCACGTCCTTCTCCCTCGCTACCAGGGACTGTCGACGTACGCACGCCGCCGCGCCAATAGTACACTCGATGGTGTGTGCGTGTACCGGTGCATTATACGTCTGTGTGTGTTCATCAGTCGCGCTCCAATCGGATTGCGGAGTTAAGCCAGTGCCGTACCGCGAGCGGGCGCAAGAGCGCGAGTTTCGCCCCTTTTCGTTCCCTCCCTCCTTCGCCACCTTTCGTCCGCGAGTCCTTTTTGGGACAGCTTCGTCCTTTATTCGACAATGTGGTGCCGTCGGCGTGTCGTCGCGCGACAGAATTTCTCGCTTGTTTTACGCCTGCGCCTTTATCGCAAATTCGAAGTATCGACCTATCCCAATATCGCGTAAcgcatttttaataacaatgacGTTATTCCATACGAGCGGCGATGCGGCGATATGTCGTAGGAGGCCGGTTCACTGACAATGACGACGATGATTCTGCAAAGATTTTTTTCACGAGAAATGTCCATGGCGCGCAGAAAACGCGCGCTCCGCCAATCCGCTCGACGAGATAACGCGCGTTACTCTGGCACGCCGAGCTGTTACCGTTATTAATAAGGTTTAGATTAATGTAACGCAAGGCCAGCagataaaataatgcaatttactaatttgttaaaagtattgGACAAACATTTCGTAACTTAAAAACGAATGATAGTAAAGTTAACAGATACAAATAGTACATGTATCACAATTGCATCAAACGAAGTATGTCTAATGTTGGAAAGAGCCATTAGTCACAACAAAGctggcattttatttttattcacttattaatttcagacaaatttttggctatgtaattttttacaataaaatatttttacaataaaatatttccaaaaatttaaattcattgaAAATTTGATTGACATATGTTACgtcttttttaaaattgcagaTTCTTAATTCGTTTTGTATACACGTAGATAAAAAAGTATAGAAATACATAGAATAGTATGATCCTTGTTTGGAAACTTTCTTTGTTTTAGTGTAAAGAATGCCATTAAATCTAAGACAAATCATTGAAAATAAAAGGAGCTTTCAGCAAGAGACACAGGTGTCATTCTGTCTTTGTTATTCGACGAGAGATAAAGACAGATTGATTCTGTGTGTTTTACGCTAGAAAATTCCTAAAATAACGGTGTCTCAGGTCAGTTTTTTAACAATAGTAGAATAGTAAGATTGattcaaattttgatataagCCTGAAAAATGGATAAAGCTGTATTTTCTCTAAAATGTTTTAAGATTGTAGCATTGATTTTCGCGCGTTACTTTCAATAAATCTCTCTGTGAGAATGCGATAGCAACAATAACTGACACAAGATTCACGCGTCGAGAAATCACTCGCACGAAGGTACGACACGGCTATCAAGGCGGTCTTAAGTAAACAATTCTTTCGAGTTACGATCGGCGGAATATTCGTTTGTATCTAggaatacgaaaaaaaaaatgacaaaggCAAAGTGGGACTTTGCTCGTCCCCCCGTTTTTCGAGTCACTCGTACGGCATTGGCATAACAAACGGCGATGCGCGCGCACGCCGTTCCCGGCCGGTGCAAGGGACGAGGACAGTGCATCGATACGAGCGAGTGATCGAGAGCGAGAGGGGAACGGGCGTACGAAGGAAGAAACGAGTGAACGAGAGAGACAAAGCGTAACGAGGATAGACACAGTTTGTGAGAGGGCAACGGGGTGAGCGGGGTGGTGTGGTATACCCCGTCGACTCATCTGCGTGTAGTCGTGCAACGCGTGCGAAATCTACGAGTCACACTACTTCCGAACTGGCTCGTGTTTACACGGCAGTAAGTTCAGTCTCGCTCCCACTCTTTGCTCTCTCGCACCCGTGAACGTCTCTCCCGCGCGCGCGGTTTCCGTCTCTCCGTTAGGCGTGTGCGCgggtgtgcgtgtgcgcgtacGCGACTCGTGCGTGCGCGTAACTTCGCTGCGTGAAGTTTACGTGTCGCGCGTCGTGAGTGTGTGTCGGTGGTAGCTGCGCGCGCGCCTGTGTGAGTCGTGTGTGTTATGTgcttgcgcgcgcgcacgtagcACGTATGCGTTATGTACATCGTGCGGCCGCAGTGATACACCGTTCCCGTGTTGCGAGACGCTCTCGGTCGGAGCGCGCGCGACAAAGCGAGATTCGCCGAGGACGAGAGCCGCGCTCGGCGGCGGTAATGACAACAATAACGACAACGATCACGACGACGTTGCGATGCGCGGTAGAGAGTCGAAGGCAACGACAGTGATTAGTGAAGTGCGAGCAACGGTGAAGTGAACGGACGATAACGataacgacaacgacgacgacgacgacgacgacgacgacgacgacgtcgacgtcgacggcgACAGCGACAGCGAGTGAGCAGCAGGGTCGTGCTCGCGGTCGAAGACAATAGAACGCGCGCAAGAGTGGAACGCGAGGCCTACGGTGGCACGATACCGGAAAGACGACGAGGTTGCTGGAATTAAGTACGGAAGAACGATGAGAACTTGGTCGGCGACAGTGGTGGCGACGACAAccacgacaacgacgacgacgaggcgCCCGCAGCGACGCACCTGAATCGCTGACGATTACGACGGCGACGTCGTGATGCGTCGTACCGTGTCCCTCCAGTATCGCGCAGCAGCAGGCACCTCGCTCCAATTGTGACGCGACGTGTTCGTGACGTGACGCGACGGAAAGCGGGACGGAGGAGAAGTTCTTGTCGGTgcgcgagtgagcgagcgagccaGCAAGAGGCACGGAGAAACGGTGcggaggaaggagagagaaagagagagagagagaaacggaaacACCTCCCGCGATCCTCCTTTCtgagtgtgtgcgtgtgtgtgtgtatgcgtgtggcGGAgtgagacagagacagagtgataaagagAGAGGGACGTGTGGACTGAGGCGACCGAGTGTGTGCACCTTTTCCTCGCGGGTCTCGTTTCGTTTGACACGACGTTGCACGTCGACGACGTAAGCGTGCGCCGGGCGATTACCGTTCGCCGTTCGCTCGGGTGAGCGAGACAgacgccgtcgccgccgccgccgccgccgccgccgccgccgccgccgccgctgccgccgccaccgtaCACGGGGAAAcgcgcgtagcgcgcgcgcGAATCCCCGATCTCCCGTTCTTTTCATCACTCCAGGCCGTCCAGCGGCTTCGCGTTCGAAGGAACAGGCGGAGCGCACTTGTGTTTACGCTTGAAGCATTGACCGGCCACCACGGCGACCATGTACGCGAAGGGAAAAGGGTCGTCAGTGCCCTCGGATTCTCAGGCGAGAGAAAAGTACGTATTCGCCAGCGATGCagaaaagacagagagagagagagagagagagagagaggaaaaaataaagatgattgGTGTTCCATCGTGAAAATTCCGACCGGCCATTGATCGTTCGCGTATAACTCCATTTTTCTCGGCCTCCTGATTCTCCTCCCCCCGCGCACCTAGCCCCCGCTCGTTCCATCCGCGCGGGCTCTCCCTCCACCctcccttctcctcctcctcctccccccctcTGCGCTCCCACCACCCCCTTCGCCGTCGCCGGTTCTTTTTGCTCCGAGCGTACATCGCGAGCGTATATCGCGACCGGAGAACCCGGTTCGTCGGGTTAATCCAGTTTACCTACCGATGGCCGATGAGCCATTCGTTTGTCTTCCTTCCTCTCCCGCTTTCCTCTTTGTGCGTTTCTCATTCGAACGTGTACGATGTTCTCTTTTCCCCCTGCTCCTTCCATCAACCACCGTCGCATCCTCCCGTCGGTTCCCCTTTCTCCCCGCGAGATCGATTCGAGACTTGACGCGCGAAAGGCTCGATCGCGTCGACACGCGCCATCACCGAGAGAAAACTCGCGAGAAGTCGCGCGAACCCTCGAATCCCCGCCTTCGTGCCGATTCCCGATCGAATGTCGGGATCCGAGTGGCGCGAAACGATGCATTGGCGATACCGAGATCGGTCGGTGATTAAATCGCGCTGATTTAGAAAgctgaattataattaatcgaTCGGCGATCGCGGTACTATTTGCTTCGATTCGAAATTGTCATTTCGATCAACCGCGTGAACGCTATCGGGTGATAGGTTAGTTTTTCACttcaattgatcaatcgcattatgcgtgaATGTAACAATTTTACAGAGCAAAGTTGCACTTGCGCAAAatgcgatcgatcgatcgacaaGCGAGAAAACTTGCTGTCACGCCAGCgatttgacttttttacaagCTAAGATTTCATTTCTCGCGTTCTCATTTCCTTCTCATCTTTCACCGCTGTGTCGCATGGCGTACGACGTTTGTTTGAGGAGCGAGAAACTTGAATGAAGAGGCTTAACGCGTTCTAGCTGCGGAATGGGGTCGGGGGAAGTCGTTAACTGGAATTAGCCGGTCATAAACCGCCGATGCGACTGATTGCCGTAACAGTTGCAATTAACTCCGACTCGCGAGATACGTCGACCCTTTCTAGACCGTGGCCCTAATTGCGACGCGGTCGCGAATTGTaattcgatcgatcgatcgatcggtcgGTCGGTCAGTCGGTCGAGCTCGTTCGATCCGAGAGACTCGTGGAACGCGCACCCGGCGCTTCGAGGCCGAAAAATCGAGGCTGGAAAAACGAAATAGACTCGACCGCGACGCGACGGCGAGATTCGTGTGCGTAACCCGCTTTCTCGCGAGAGGCGATTGATCCGCGCGCGCTGTCACTCACCGCGAGCGGTGCCGCGTACGCGCCCGCTGCTCCGCTCCGATTCGCCGCCGATCGGTGGTTTCCGATTCCCGCGCCATGTTTGTATCGCCGGCGCGCTTCTCTTGGTGCAATGCGCGCGGCTCCGCTCACTTGCACGCGCGATACACCTAGCCGCGGCGTTTACCTTATACTACTGCCTTGCGCGGGGAAAGTCGGCGTTAACTTCACGTTTAACGGATGGACGCGTGAAGAAACGCTATTGTCGACAAGCAACTTAAGTACGGGCTTtctaaaaaaagagagagaaagagaaagaccaATGACGAATACTGATTCCTCGTTTGCGTAATTCGATCGCCTGCCTTTTCGCGCTCCTCCTCTCTGTCTCGAAGTTTGTTTTTTCGAATTAACTAAGAATAGGCCGAGGCTATCATAGCAAGATGCCCAGCttcgtgctgaaataatattttatgttttaatttaaaatttttgaactgcgcgtcgttactttcggtttcaaacacagttcttctagattaaaaattaatttaataatagtgatGCTAACTTACGTCTTTAAAATCCCCTTACCccgaaaaaagtaaaaaatttgttgcgaaaaatattacttggATTAGggttatttttttgttctatcgaaattgttttcttacttaaaaatgtttaattgctAATCATGCTTTCAGGTTGGCTCTTTACGTGTATGAGTACTTGTTACATGTAGGAGCACAAAAAGCAGCACAAACGTTCTTGTCCGAGGTATATAGAATAATTCTTTCTGATCTTTGCAAATACTCAACACATTCTTGTATATAACTTTACTACAATGTGATTTACTTTGCCTGTCTAGATCCGATGGGAGAAGAACATTACACTGGGAGAACCACCTGGGTTTTTACACTCTTGGTGGTGGTAAGTACACGTCGCATTACCAGTGAAGGAAATATCACAAGTGTATTTCgggataaaataattattgtaaaatttctttttagtgTCTTTTGGGATCTGTACTGCGCAGCGCCCGAGAGAAGAGACTCTTGTGAACACAGCAGTGAGGCCAAAGCATTTCAtgattatgtaattatattaacagccataatacttttttgtactttgcatacaattattattgACTTTTGAATATCGaagtaacaattttaatattaaatataatatatgcacaagtttgtaatattttatatattacttatatgTTATATGTGTTCTGTTATCAGGGTTTTGTGAATAGTGCTTATAACGTCAATGGCATCGCACACGTaagttgaaacatttttgtatcaaatatattaattcatGTCATTAAACATACATGTTTAAACTTTTCATTTTAACGCATATTTacattgataattataaaaaactataattgtctaaatatacttttttaaacctttaacatgtttttaacattaaatttaaattctttcgcAAAGAAACAATGAAACATTGAGGactaaaattacgaaatttttacaGAATGCTGGACCAGCCCCATCTCCAATTGGTCAAATGCCACCAAATGACGGAATGCCTGGTGGTCCCATGCCTCCTGCTTTCTTCCCAgtgagtttttatttaataacataaaaatgtctatatcatttgtttttttttattttttatttacagaatacataaagtgaaaaatattctttaattaaatcggttgtcacataattatattttaattgcatttattacatttgttgaAATAGATTTTGATAAacttaatgaattaaataatactatttcaatttattacttatagTAATTGTATCTTTTCTAAGATTTCAAGTAGgatttgctaaaaaaaattatcagatttaagaaaaagatactaatgttttaaattaaactatttaagataaataataaatttaagataaatttaaaataattatattaatctaataCATACGTATATTTCTACACACtagatatatgtgtatgtgtgtgtgttacatACACAGTCGTGTTTATTATTGTTATGCATAGTTCTTGTTTAAAATTTACACTTGATTCAAAgcataatactttaataaaactcAAAGCGTAATAATTTaagctattttaaaataaagtaataaacattgtTATCAAATCTAATAGTTAAAAgatagcaattttatttaatagattaaaaGAAAACCTACATGAATAAAgtctttgttaatatttaacttattgtttaaaaataatagaaaaaaatgagaaatatttttttaaataagtgacAGAACCgatcattaaaaaaacaaatttttttttattgagttgGAAAAACGTGTTAtatgttatacaattttttatggtatataatttaaataagtatatatatccCTATATTATCGAtgaatatacacacacatagcCGTAGTCATGATCAACTTGTTTTGAAACAAGTGTACATTCAAAAGACGTTCTTATGTCATGCTTGTCTATACTGTATATATGTACTTACTTTCTCTCTGCTCTCTATCTAATACTTGTATGTGCGTTCTTGTATCATTTTCACTGTTTCATCTTCTTGGCGCATAAAGCAAATCTAGAAACTCTATGAAGAACAGGATTATATAGATGTTAGAAGACATTTAGAGCACAATATTGTGGTACAGTAAGCATATCATGGAGAGTATGTTACTTTGTGCTGGCGATGTCACAATAGTATATGAGAATATTACAAGTAGAGATATAACTGTTTCACGTTTAGcaaacttttttgcaaaatacaagCTTTAATACTTTCCTGAATTACATGGCCAGCCAAAGTTatactctttaaaatgtatGGGACAACTAACATGGAAGCCTGCTTAGAATGTAGTCTAGTTTTTGTTTCAAGTGATCcatgactttttttatattatttgaaacgtTGATTTCatagatattaattatatatattatatgattaattatatataatttataaaaaaagtttataaaagatttgaaaattttaaagtatatgAGACATAcgtgtaaatatgtataatatataattccataattttgtaattcattGGTCATATATACTTGTTGAAGACGCAGATTATACGAAGATAgaaattttcaatcttttattgatatcttaataataacatttgtatcagctattcattatatatagaaaatataaaataatataaaaatataattatatgaaaatgtatatGGAAACACAAGAAGATCAAGAAAAATCATACATTGCTTGTCAAAGTAGTCGTCCCCTACTAGATTAGACAAAGATAATGTGCTACACAATATATAAGCGGTACAGTTTGTTTCTAGATCTCTCTACATACATAGGTATCCTGCAATGCTTAGGAGTCATCATATCTTTTCAACGAAGTCGTTTTACATTCTATAACGTTGTACATTTTATAACTGATTGGCATCTTTTCATATTCTTGTATGTCTCGTTTCACAGTTTAATGTTAAAAGTGATTTCGCATATAGGTTGTAATTATGAAAAGAAGGTACACAACGACAGACACTGAAATGTCATTAGAACGATATTTTCCTAATTACAACTTTCGGATAACTTAAGATGCTGAAATCGATCATAGTATTAACACAATCATCCCCAAAGCCTTCTAGTCTAGCTGTTGCCTGGATCGCAGTGTTGCTACATGTCTGTCGTTTGCGTTGCTTGTTGCAGAACAACTCGACAATGCGACCATCTCCGCCCACACACCCCTCATCACAGCCATCCCCCCAGCACCCCCAGCCACCCCCGCCCCCACACTCGCAGATGATGTCCACTCAGGTAAGCCTCATTCAACACATACACTCTCACTCATGAAGAATCACTTGTTCCGCTATGTCATCGCACCATATCATGGTACAGTTGAATTTCATAATCGTCGTTACATTCGCTATAATTGTTTTCTTCGTGATGTTTTTCGTGATGTTGGTTTTATACAGAAATATATTGCACAGGATTTATCGAAAGACTTCTACGATAGTTTAGAATATTATGTTTACATTTACGATAAATGAATCTCTCATCTGCATTGTGTAATGATATAACCAACTAATGTGCTGCGATGAACTTGAAATGCATATTTTATGGCCTATCATCTCACGGATTGCTTATTGTGGCTGCCTGATATTTATACTATATCTAGTCAATTCTGTGTATAGTAATCATGATTGACTTTATGGATACTTAATTTACACCTTGCAATTATGActgaaattaataagttttgttACGTGATTAATTTAATGAATGCTAGTTTTCTTTGTTACAGTTTATGGGCCCTAGATATCCAGCAGGACCACGACCTGGAGTACGTATGCCACAAATGGGAAATGACTTTAATGGAGTAAGTATAAAAACAGATATTAGGATTAAGTGCTTTcataaatttctattaatatttgaaaatggtttgaacaagtaaataaaataatacgtgaCCATAATTcatgtttttgtaattttaatttttaaatatatttatatatttaagtgtacacacacacacaagttataaattttgtatacatatacaaaatttaagtatataagtttttgttatttttttttttacagccaCCGGGACAGCCAATGATGCCAAATAGTATGGATCCTACCAGGCAAGGTAAGAGATCATTTATGTGCCAgtattacattacttttttCTGGCATTGATGAGAGTTGTGAGAGAAGAATGGCATAGACGCATGCGTACCAAAAACCACACAGCAATAAAcgaataagtaatattttaaattggatTGGATTGCTGTGATGTGGAGTGGATTGGTTTTTGAATTGTCTAGTTACAAGCAGTGGTGTAGTTTGCGTTCGATTGTTACTGTTAGATATATTCAGTCTTGTGTAATTAGTATGTAAGTATGTATTTCAATGGttctctttattaaatattttattttttgtgcttttatatatatatatttgttattttttttacaagtaattCATGTATACATATGAtatgtattttatcatttcaCAATTAGattcgaaaaaaatataatttacaatattctgtttttaaagtataacaaattaatgaatattctcagatataaaaatatgagtttctatgtataaataaatatagatataaatggCTTGGCTCTCAATACATTTATATGATTCAGTTAAACACATAGCTgtcaaaatttatgataatgttcaagaataacttttgaataattcttaataaatgttgttatattaaattcagaaataatttCATCTGCTATACCACTGCAAAATAACTAGGCTTTACCACCATGAACCCGATCTTACCTACCTGCCGTACTAATGTGTGCTCTTGTGTTCCTCAGGCGAAGCTGGAGAATTTGTAGGGTGGCAAGGTAGGAAGCAACCCAAATCACACTCACATGACTTAGTCAAGcctaacttttattttttctcctccttgcctttaatttttttttttattttcattttcatataaagATAATTAGAAAAGAACACCGGCTTTGCTCTTTTGCAAAATGATTTGCTCATCCGAACTAGCATCCAGCATGACAATCGCAATTAAGTATATTAGAAGTGTACATAGTTATGTGTATAACAAGTGATATTTCTATATAGTTTACAAGAAATTTGTTTCGcacaatatatacaataactTTGTGAGATATACAATAACCTTGTTGTTtcacgtttaaaaaatatctttgctaATATATGTGTGCAAAATGTTACATTGGAgttaaaaatattcatgaacatataaatatatatctacaaTAATTGTACATACAAATGCATCATTTTTGCGGAactttttttgttgaaaaaaatggatatatttaaataaacataaaatatatctgtATTGATGTGTTATAACAAGCTTATACATTTAATGGAAAATGTTTGCGCATTATGAGATCATGCTACATGCAAATGGAAAAGATAGGCTGATCATGTTTgtgtttaacaattatattcttagaatattaatTACCATGTTACGTTATgtttttacgaaataatttttaattatgatctATGGGTGTTACACAATATGCTATCGCATAAAGAAAGAAGTTGCTTTTATCTGGCATTAGATCTTTTAAGAATTTTCAATAATAGagttaacaaaaattatttttatctttttttttacttttgaatactaagttaattaataattgtttgcaATTTAGTACTATGTTGTTTCTATCTTTAGCATGAGCTTTTCACTATGTTAATTTGTGTGGTGACAGTTGCTTTAACCGGCATGTCATCCACCGGCTTTATCTCGAGCTCGACTTTGGCAAAGCATGACTCTCAATTTTCGGCACTTTGAACCCGCACTTAATGTTACATCGCACACGAAGCGCAATCTTATACACAAGTTATTTTATCTTAGATTAGTTTATAAATTCACGATTTTTATCGTTTAGTTCACAAAATCGTAATTAGCTGTTAGCATTAACATAAAACTAGAACAAACGTTAACATTCCCGATATATAACGATTGAATTTACCAAATTTTACCTTCTATCATAGGTCCTCCGGGAATGAATCCAATGAATCCAAGAATGAATCCTCCGCGAGGACCGGGAATGGGACCGATGGGTCCTGGAAGTTATGGTCCAGGTATGAGAGGTCCACCGCCTAGTAGTACTTTGGGTCCAGGTGGGCCAGGAGGCCCTGGAATGCCACCAATGAGTATGGCCGCTCCGGGTGGTAGACAACAGTGGCAACCCAACACATCTACGgtatgcataaatatatatcaacTTTTCTTTctcgatatatttttaatattaattttaatttaatgattataaaTACCTAACATTTGTTGATTGTGATGTGAAGCCAATGAATTATTCGTCGTCATCGCCGGGTAACTACGGAGGGCCGCCTGGATCAACGGGGCCGCCAGGACCTGGTACACCTATTATGCCTAGCCCACAGGATAGTAGCAATAGCGGAGGGGAAAACATGTATACCATGATGAAGCCCGTACCTGGTGGAAATATGCCGGGTgtaagttattaaataataatttataaataatttttatatatatatatatatatatatatatatacaggatgattattaatgactgttttcactttttaccataggagcacgcatttgtaatttctaatataataatatgttagaaatacgtatccgtcggtaaatcatgctcctaggGTAAAACATGAAagcagtcattaataatcatcctgtgtgtatatatatatatatatatatatatatatatatatatagagagagagagagagagagagagagagagagagagttatgattaaataataatttatgaaacaaacaaatgattaatattcAAAGGATTTACGTGCAAGCGAGATGatattataaacacattttaGGATTTTCCAATGAGCGGCGGACCTGAAGGTGGTCCAATGGGTCCTATGGGTCCTAA contains the following coding sequences:
- the LOC105204357 gene encoding uncharacterized protein LOC105204357 isoform X2, yielding MKRTGDRGFARALRAFPRVRWRRQRRRRRRRRRRRRRRRRLSRSPERTANGNRPAHAYVVDVQRRVKRNETREEKVHTLGRLSPHVPLSLSLCLCLTPPHAYTHTRTHSERRIAGGVSVSLSLSFSLLPPHRFSVPLAGSLAHSRTDKNFSSVPLSVASRHEHVASQLERGACCCAILEGHGTTHHDVAVVIVSDSDFVLLMDGPGTVTWEEFLENAERFLVVSDKISDRWKLYGDKDIPGQAYLARRTKCFVPSESIVRKEGSTYDDGDDDAEEFQVKFREDPHEATSASEIPFIIEHHILWSISYSVPVLFFNGWKSARINSSAG
- the LOC105204357 gene encoding uncharacterized protein LOC105204357 isoform X1, coding for MKRTGDRGFARALRAFPRVRWRRQRRRRRRRRRRRRRRRRLSRSPERTANGNRPAHAYVVDVQRRVKRNETREEKVHTLGRLSPHVPLSLSLCLCLTPPHAYTHTRTHSERRIAGGVSVSLSLSFSLLPPHRFSVPLAGSLAHSRTDKNFSSVPLSVASRHEHVASQLERGACCCAILEGHGTTHHDVAVVIVSDSDFVLLMDGPGTVTWEEFLENAERFLVVSDKISDRWKLYGDKDIPGQAYLARRTKCFVPSESIVRKEGSTYDDGDDDAEEFQVKFREDPHEATSASEIPFIIEHHILWSISYSVPVLFFNGWKSDFVGINPVSVNEAQTVYGSELNYTELSQAIHPIVGTPFLQLHPCLSQELLRTMPNSKNKLVSWLSCVASAALNLKIRPEYFELTH